The following DNA comes from Holophagaceae bacterium.
GTCCTGATCTCCTGGCTGGCCGGCTTCGCCGTGAAATTCCATTTCTGCCGCATGGTCTGCATCTACGGAATGGGCCAGGCCATGGTGGTCTCCACGGCGCCGAAGAACAAGATCCTCCGTCCGCGTTTTCTTCAGGATTCAACCGAAGCCTGCGGGGGATGCCGGGCCTGCTTGAATGCTTGTTTCGTGGACCTAGACCCCCGCGCCAAGCACCTGGTCCTGGGATTTGGAACCGGCTGCTTCAATTGCGGGGACTGCATCGATGTCTGCACCACGGTGCAGGGGCACAGGGACGCCTCCCCGCTGCTTTCCTTCAGAACTTCCCTCAAGGCGGAGCGATGAAGAGACCCGGGGGTTCGGCGCTCATGGATCTGGCCTTGGCGCCGCTGAAAAACCATCCGAGGCTTCGCCCCGGAGACCGGGTGGTGGCAGCCATGTCGGGAGGCGTGGACAGCTCGGTCATGGCGGCCCTGCTGCACTGGGCGGGTTACGAAGTGATCGGCGTTTCCATGCAGCTCTTCGACAAGACCAGAGGCGGAACCACGCCCGAGACCGAAGGGAAATGCTGCACCCTGGACGATTTCCAGGATGCCCGCCGGGTGGCGCATGAGAAGGGTTTCCCCCACTATGTCGTGGATTTCGAGGAGCGTTTCCGGGAGACAGTCATTGATGAATTCGTGGAGGGCTACCTCCGGGGGGAAACCCCAAGCCCCTGCATCCGCTGCAACCAGCACGTGAAATTCAAGACCCTGCTGGAGCGCGCCGAGGCCCTCGGCGCGGGCTTCGTCGCCACGGGGCACTATGCCCGGATCATCCACGACGAGGCCGGATTCCACCTTCTCAGGGCTCAGGACCCAGCCAAGGACCAGAGCTATTTCCTGTTCAGCCACACCCAGGAAACCCTTGCCCGCACGCTGTTTCCGTTGGCGGAGCTGACCAAGCCGCAAGTGCGCCAGCTGGG
Coding sequences within:
- the mnmA gene encoding tRNA 2-thiouridine(34) synthase MnmA; the protein is MDLALAPLKNHPRLRPGDRVVAAMSGGVDSSVMAALLHWAGYEVIGVSMQLFDKTRGGTTPETEGKCCTLDDFQDARRVAHEKGFPHYVVDFEERFRETVIDEFVEGYLRGETPSPCIRCNQHVKFKTLLERAEALGAGFVATGHYARIIHDEAGFHLLRAQDPAKDQSYFLFSHTQETLARTLFPLAELTKPQVRQLGRDLGLHLAEKAESQEICFVTQNRYDTYIEESGRAPDAGPGPIRHIDGRVLGSHEGYWRYTVGQRKGLGVAHPTPLYVLGVERDTNTVWVGDDADLFGSEMLVRELTWCAGAPHNPLPCSAKIRSRGLEVEAIVMPLSGNRAKVAFAEPQRAIAPGQAVVFYRDEEVLGGGWISAS